The following are encoded in a window of Methylicorpusculum oleiharenae genomic DNA:
- the tagF gene encoding type VI secretion system-associated protein TagF, with protein sequence MHSEPGFYGKLPMLGDFISRRLPRDFLNPWDNWLQSSISASREELGNNWLNNYISSPIWRFVLSPGVCGQSAWAGILMPSVDKVGRYFPLTVAARIVKEGYLPNLFCSSSNWFEHLEAAALSGLEDSLDTEEFDRLVQNLPTVPEFKAIQAGATQETQDHSGKNAFYVTLDRPDQMPEAFAGLSEVLLDQSMRGFSLWSTSGSDEQPAALLVCEGMPPLSAFSGLLTGDVGERGWNIQKMRVHSNQDQCLQLPGNERLQTGSSLNVSESEQDTVPGFIHNNESPVILCSGWASWSITDIGKRRKFNEDAILDRPDARLWVVADGMGGHTAGDVASQMIVDTLQKIPPEASLDAYVESVRSSLLNVNVALRDYAVSHYKDRIVGSTVLVLIGDLNRCAFLWAGDSRLYRLRNNKLVQLTRDHCYNDDNLSPGSVSLSGWGVKQSNVITRAVGADDELDLDCETTDVFPGDTFLLSSDGLDKELSREEIESILVTYSRKDSVKALMDLTLERGARDNVSLILVNFNH encoded by the coding sequence ATGCATTCGGAACCCGGGTTTTACGGAAAATTACCCATGTTGGGTGATTTTATTTCGCGCCGTTTACCGCGTGATTTTTTGAACCCTTGGGACAATTGGCTACAAAGCTCAATTTCTGCCAGCCGGGAAGAGTTGGGTAATAACTGGTTAAACAACTATATCAGCTCCCCCATTTGGCGATTCGTATTAAGCCCGGGTGTTTGCGGTCAATCTGCCTGGGCCGGAATTTTGATGCCCAGCGTCGATAAAGTCGGACGTTATTTTCCGCTCACGGTCGCAGCCCGGATAGTGAAGGAGGGTTATCTGCCTAACTTGTTCTGTTCATCATCCAATTGGTTTGAACATCTGGAAGCTGCAGCACTTAGCGGTCTGGAGGACAGCCTGGATACAGAGGAGTTCGATCGTCTGGTTCAAAACCTTCCTACCGTTCCGGAATTCAAAGCCATTCAAGCTGGCGCAACTCAAGAGACTCAGGATCATTCCGGAAAAAATGCGTTTTATGTGACGCTGGACCGCCCTGACCAGATGCCTGAAGCCTTTGCCGGTCTGAGTGAAGTGCTATTGGATCAGTCCATGCGGGGCTTTAGTTTATGGAGTACTTCAGGTTCTGACGAGCAGCCTGCTGCCTTACTGGTTTGCGAGGGTATGCCTCCTCTTTCTGCGTTTTCAGGTTTGTTGACCGGGGACGTTGGGGAACGCGGATGGAATATCCAAAAAATGCGTGTGCATTCGAATCAGGATCAATGCCTGCAATTGCCAGGCAATGAACGTTTACAAACGGGGTCATCCCTCAACGTCTCCGAATCAGAACAGGATACGGTGCCGGGGTTTATCCACAACAACGAGTCGCCGGTCATCCTCTGTTCGGGCTGGGCGTCCTGGTCGATAACCGATATCGGTAAGCGTCGAAAGTTTAATGAAGATGCCATTCTTGACCGGCCGGACGCACGATTATGGGTGGTTGCTGACGGTATGGGCGGTCATACAGCTGGCGATGTGGCCAGTCAAATGATCGTAGATACGTTACAAAAAATCCCACCCGAAGCCTCTTTGGACGCTTATGTTGAAAGTGTTCGCAGCAGCCTGTTAAATGTAAATGTCGCGTTACGAGACTATGCGGTTAGTCATTATAAAGATCGGATTGTCGGCAGTACCGTTCTGGTTTTAATTGGCGATCTAAATCGCTGTGCCTTTTTATGGGCGGGTGATAGCCGACTGTACCGGTTAAGAAATAACAAACTGGTGCAACTGACACGAGATCATTGTTACAACGACGATAACTTATCGCCGGGTTCGGTTTCATTATCAGGATGGGGCGTCAAACAGTCTAATGTTATTACTCGAGCCGTAGGTGCAGACGATGAGTTGGATCTTGACTGTGAAACAACGGATGTCTTTCCCGGCGATACGTTTTTATTAAGCAGTGACGGATTGGATAAAGAACTTAGCAGGGAAGAGATTGAGTCTATACTCGTCACTTACAGCAGAAAGGACAGTGTGAAAGCATTAATGGACCTTACCTTGGAACGGGGTGCACGCGATAACGTCAGCTTGATTTTAGTTAATTTTAATCACTGA